A genomic stretch from Nocardia wallacei includes:
- the rpsH gene encoding 30S ribosomal protein S8 has protein sequence MTMTDPIADFLTRLRNANSAYHDQVKAPHSKLKANIAEILKREGYIADFRTEDAPVGKTLIVDLKYGQSRERSLQGVRRVSKPGLRVYAKSTNLPKVLGGLGVAIISTSQGLLTDRQAKQHGVGGEVLAYVW, from the coding sequence AGACTTCCTGACCCGTCTGCGCAACGCCAACTCGGCGTACCACGATCAGGTGAAGGCTCCGCACTCCAAGCTCAAGGCGAACATCGCCGAGATCCTGAAGCGCGAGGGCTACATCGCCGACTTCCGCACCGAGGATGCGCCCGTCGGCAAGACCCTGATCGTCGACCTGAAGTACGGCCAGAGCCGGGAACGCAGCCTGCAGGGTGTGCGTCGCGTCTCGAAGCCGGGTCTGCGGGTGTACGCGAAATCCACCAACCTGCCCAAGGTACTGGGCGGCCTCGGCGTGGCGATCATCTCCACGTCGCAGGGCCTGCTCACCGACCGTCAGGCCAAGCAGCACGGCGTGGGCGGCGAAGTCCTCGCCTACGTCTGGTAA
- the rplF gene encoding 50S ribosomal protein L6, whose amino-acid sequence MSRIGKKPVPVPAGVEVTIDGQNVSVKGPKGTLSHVVAEPITVNRAENGELEIIRPDDERRNRSLHGLTRTLVNNMIVGVTQGYEKKMEIFGVGYRVQQKGSNLEFALGYSHPVPIEAPEGITFKVEAPTKFSVSGIDKQKVGQIAAVIHRLRKPDPYKGKGIRYEGEVVRRKEGKTGK is encoded by the coding sequence ATGTCGCGTATCGGTAAGAAGCCGGTCCCGGTTCCCGCCGGTGTCGAGGTGACCATCGACGGCCAGAACGTGTCGGTCAAGGGCCCCAAGGGCACCCTGTCGCACGTGGTCGCCGAGCCGATCACCGTCAACCGCGCCGAGAACGGCGAACTCGAGATCATCCGTCCGGACGACGAGCGCCGCAACCGTTCCCTGCACGGGCTGACCCGCACCCTGGTCAACAACATGATCGTGGGTGTCACGCAGGGCTACGAGAAGAAGATGGAAATCTTCGGCGTCGGTTACCGCGTGCAGCAGAAGGGCTCGAACCTGGAGTTCGCGCTCGGCTACAGCCACCCGGTGCCGATCGAGGCGCCCGAGGGCATCACCTTCAAGGTGGAGGCCCCCACCAAGTTCTCGGTGTCCGGCATCGACAAGCAGAAGGTCGGCCAGATCGCCGCCGTCATCCACCGCCTGCGCAAGCCCGACCCGTACAAGGGCAAGGGCATTCGCTACGAGGGCGAGGTCGTGCGGCGCAAGGAAGGGAAGACGGGTAAGTAA
- the rplR gene encoding 50S ribosomal protein L18, whose protein sequence is MAQTDTQKAARKPLGKDVSTRRRVSKARRHFRLRKKVVGTAETPRLVVFRSSRHLHAQLVDDSVGKTLAAASSVEADVRSVEGDKTAKGKKVGELLAARAKAAGVESAVFDRGGHDYHGRIAALADAAREGGLKF, encoded by the coding sequence ATGGCCCAGACTGATACTCAGAAAGCCGCGCGCAAGCCGCTCGGCAAGGACGTGTCGACCCGTCGCCGAGTTTCCAAGGCGCGCCGGCACTTCCGTCTGCGCAAGAAGGTCGTCGGCACCGCCGAGACCCCGCGCCTGGTCGTGTTCCGCTCGTCGCGGCATCTGCACGCCCAGCTGGTGGACGACTCGGTCGGCAAGACCCTCGCCGCCGCCTCCTCGGTCGAGGCCGACGTGCGGTCCGTCGAGGGCGACAAGACCGCCAAGGGCAAGAAGGTCGGCGAGCTGCTCGCCGCCCGCGCCAAGGCCGCCGGTGTGGAGAGCGCGGTCTTCGACCGCGGTGGCCACGACTACCACGGCCGGATCGCCGCCCTGGCGGATGCCGCTCGGGAAGGCGGGTTGAAATTCTGA
- the rpsE gene encoding 30S ribosomal protein S5, which translates to MPGRQRRDGGNGPAGQNNEGGRQERGGGRDRRGDRRDNAAEKNQLERVVAINRVSKVVKGGRRFSFTALVIVGDGNGMVGVGYGKAKEVPAAIQKGVEEARKNFFRVPMIGSTVTHPVQGEAAAGVVMLRPASPGTGVIAGGAARAVLECAGIHDILAKSLGSDNAINVVHATVAALKQLQRPEEVAARRGLPLEDVAPAGMLRARAGVGA; encoded by the coding sequence ATGCCGGGACGTCAACGGCGTGACGGCGGAAACGGACCCGCCGGACAGAACAACGAGGGCGGCCGCCAGGAACGTGGCGGCGGCCGGGACCGTCGCGGCGACCGCCGCGACAATGCCGCCGAGAAGAACCAGCTCGAGCGGGTCGTCGCGATCAACCGCGTGTCCAAGGTCGTCAAGGGTGGTCGGCGCTTCAGCTTCACCGCCCTGGTGATCGTGGGCGACGGCAACGGCATGGTCGGTGTCGGCTACGGCAAGGCCAAGGAAGTGCCCGCGGCCATCCAGAAGGGCGTCGAGGAGGCTCGCAAGAACTTCTTCCGCGTCCCGATGATCGGCTCCACCGTCACCCACCCGGTGCAGGGCGAGGCCGCCGCCGGTGTCGTCATGCTGCGTCCGGCCTCGCCGGGTACCGGTGTGATCGCCGGTGGTGCGGCGCGTGCCGTGCTGGAGTGCGCCGGTATCCACGACATCCTGGCCAAGTCGCTGGGCAGCGACAACGCCATCAACGTCGTGCACGCGACCGTGGCCGCCCTGAAGCAGCTGCAGCGTCCCGAGGAAGTGGCGGCCCGCCGTGGCCTGCCGCTCGAGGATGTCGCTCCTGCGGGCATGCTGCGTGCGCGCGCGGGAGTAGGAGCCTGA
- the rpmD gene encoding 50S ribosomal protein L30 has translation MGQLKVTQIKSTIGAKKNQRESLRTLGLKGIRKSVLREDTAQNRGLINVVRHLVTVEEVNA, from the coding sequence ATGGGACAGCTGAAGGTGACCCAGATCAAGTCCACGATCGGCGCCAAGAAGAATCAGCGCGAGTCGCTGCGCACCCTCGGACTCAAGGGCATCCGCAAGTCCGTGCTGCGCGAGGACACCGCCCAGAACCGCGGGCTGATCAATGTCGTGCGCCACCTCGTTACTGTTGAGGAGGTCAACGCGTGA
- the rplO gene encoding 50S ribosomal protein L15, whose translation MTIKLHHLRPAPGAKTEKTRVGRGEASKGKTAGRGTKGTKARKNVPARFEGGQMPIHMRLPKLKGFTNPFRTEYQVVNVGDIARKFPDGGAIDKDQLVAAGLVRKNELVKVLGEGEIGVAVQVSADKFSGSAKEKIAAAGGTAIELA comes from the coding sequence GTGACCATCAAACTCCATCACCTGCGTCCGGCCCCCGGCGCCAAGACCGAGAAGACCCGCGTGGGTCGCGGTGAGGCGTCGAAGGGCAAGACCGCGGGCCGCGGTACCAAGGGCACCAAGGCTCGCAAGAATGTGCCGGCCCGCTTCGAGGGCGGCCAGATGCCGATCCACATGCGGCTGCCGAAGCTGAAGGGCTTCACCAACCCGTTCCGGACCGAGTACCAGGTCGTGAACGTCGGTGACATCGCCCGGAAGTTCCCGGACGGCGGTGCGATCGACAAGGATCAGCTGGTCGCGGCCGGTCTCGTGCGCAAGAACGAGCTGGTGAAGGTGCTCGGCGAGGGCGAAATCGGTGTGGCCGTTCAGGTTTCCGCCGACAAGTTCTCCGGCTCCGCCAAGGAGAAGATCGCCGCCGCCGGTGGCACCGCCATCGAGCTGGCTTGA
- the secY gene encoding preprotein translocase subunit SecY: MLSAFVSAFRTPDLRRKILFTLGLIALYRIGASLPSPGVDYKAIRQCIDQASGGENAGIYQLINLFSGGALLQLSVFAIGIMPYITASIIIQLLTVVIPRFEELRKEGQSGQTKMTQYTRYLSIALAILQATGLVALAARGQLLQCQQDIIADNSIFGMIIIVLVMTAGAALVMWFGEQITERGVGNGMSLLIFAGIAARIPGEGKAILDSKGGLIFGLVCFGAFLVIVAVIFVEQGQRRIPVQYAKRVVGRKMYGGSSTYLPLKVNQAGVIPVIFASSLLYLPNLVEQLTRSQNDPNPSWWQKIIQQYLVNPTNWVYITIYFALIVFFTYFYVAITFNPEERADEMKKFGGFIPGYRPGKPTADYLNFVLSRITLPGSIYLGAVAVLPNLFLHMGNSSGLQNLPFGGTAVLIVVSVGLDTVKQIESQLMNRNYEGFLK; the protein is encoded by the coding sequence GTGCTTTCCGCCTTCGTGTCGGCTTTCCGGACCCCGGACCTACGGCGGAAGATTCTCTTCACGCTGGGCCTGATCGCGCTGTACCGCATCGGTGCGTCGCTGCCGTCGCCCGGTGTGGACTACAAGGCGATCCGCCAATGTATCGACCAGGCTTCCGGTGGTGAGAACGCCGGGATCTACCAGCTGATCAACCTGTTCTCCGGCGGTGCGCTGCTGCAGCTTTCGGTGTTCGCGATCGGCATCATGCCCTACATCACCGCGAGCATCATCATCCAGTTGCTGACCGTGGTCATCCCGCGCTTCGAGGAATTGCGCAAGGAAGGCCAGTCCGGCCAGACCAAGATGACCCAATACACCCGGTACCTGTCGATCGCGCTGGCGATTCTGCAGGCCACCGGTCTGGTCGCGCTCGCCGCCCGCGGCCAGTTGCTGCAGTGCCAGCAGGACATCATCGCGGACAACAGCATCTTCGGAATGATCATCATCGTGCTGGTGATGACCGCCGGCGCGGCGCTGGTGATGTGGTTCGGCGAGCAGATCACCGAACGCGGTGTCGGCAACGGCATGTCGCTGCTGATCTTCGCGGGCATCGCGGCCCGCATCCCCGGCGAGGGCAAGGCGATCCTGGACAGCAAGGGCGGATTGATCTTCGGCCTGGTCTGCTTCGGCGCCTTCCTGGTGATCGTGGCGGTGATCTTCGTCGAGCAGGGGCAGCGCCGGATTCCGGTGCAGTACGCCAAGCGCGTGGTGGGCCGCAAGATGTACGGCGGTTCCTCGACGTATCTGCCGTTGAAGGTCAACCAGGCCGGTGTCATCCCGGTGATCTTCGCGTCCTCGCTGCTGTACCTGCCGAACCTGGTCGAGCAGCTGACCCGCTCGCAGAACGACCCCAACCCGAGCTGGTGGCAGAAGATAATCCAGCAGTACCTGGTCAACCCGACCAACTGGGTCTACATCACGATCTATTTCGCGCTGATCGTGTTCTTCACCTATTTCTATGTCGCGATCACCTTCAACCCGGAGGAACGCGCAGACGAGATGAAGAAGTTCGGCGGCTTCATTCCCGGATATCGGCCCGGTAAGCCGACCGCCGACTACCTGAACTTCGTCCTGAGCCGGATCACCCTCCCCGGTTCGATCTATCTGGGTGCCGTGGCCGTCCTGCCGAACCTGTTCCTCCACATGGGCAATTCGAGTGGTTTGCAGAACCTGCCGTTCGGTGGCACCGCCGTCCTGATCGTCGTGAGTGTCGGCCTCGATACGGTCAAACAGATCGAGAGCCAGCTGATGAACAGAAATTACGAAGGGTTCCTCAAGTGA
- a CDS encoding adenylate kinase, whose protein sequence is MRLVLLGPPGAGKGTQAELLSDKLGVPHISTGNLFRANISQETPLGREAQKYLDAGNLVPSDVTNRMVEARIAEPDAANGFVLDGYPRTVDQAEALEKMLKESGRELDAVLCFVVAEDVVVQRMLSRGRNDDTEEVIRNRLRVYREETEPLLQHYDGQVVSVDGIGEIEEVNTRALRALGR, encoded by the coding sequence GTGAGACTCGTACTGCTCGGACCGCCGGGTGCCGGCAAGGGCACGCAGGCCGAACTGCTGTCGGACAAGCTGGGTGTGCCGCACATCTCCACGGGGAATCTGTTCCGTGCGAACATCTCGCAGGAGACTCCGCTGGGCCGGGAGGCGCAGAAGTACCTCGACGCCGGGAACCTGGTACCCAGTGACGTGACAAACCGCATGGTCGAGGCGCGCATCGCCGAACCGGACGCCGCGAACGGCTTCGTGCTCGACGGCTATCCCCGCACGGTCGACCAGGCCGAGGCGCTGGAGAAAATGCTCAAGGAATCCGGGCGCGAGCTGGACGCCGTGCTGTGCTTCGTGGTGGCCGAGGACGTCGTGGTGCAGCGCATGCTCAGCCGCGGCCGCAACGACGACACCGAAGAGGTGATCCGCAACCGGCTGCGGGTGTACCGCGAGGAGACCGAGCCGCTGCTGCAGCACTACGACGGCCAGGTCGTCTCGGTGGACGGCATCGGCGAGATCGAAGAGGTCAACACTCGCGCGCTCCGCGCCCTGGGCCGCTGA
- the map gene encoding type I methionyl aminopeptidase: MVFGLKQKKVVPFRTAGELDAMAAAGAVVGRALVAVRAAAQPGVSTLELDRVAEQVIRDAGAVPSFKGYHGFPASICASVNDRVVHGIPSKDEVLAPGDLVSIDCGAILDGWHGDSAWTFGVGEIIEADRLLSEATKQSMEAGIAAMLPGNRLTDVSHAIEVGTRAAEREHGRAYGIVDGYGGHGIGRQMHMDPFLANEGAPGKGPKLVVGSVLAIEPMLTLGTTQTRVLDDDWTVVTEDGSRAAHWEHTVAVTEDGPRILTLRPE, encoded by the coding sequence ATGGTCTTCGGACTCAAGCAGAAGAAGGTGGTGCCCTTCCGCACCGCCGGTGAACTGGACGCCATGGCCGCGGCCGGTGCCGTCGTGGGCAGGGCGCTGGTCGCCGTGCGCGCGGCGGCACAGCCCGGCGTCTCGACGCTGGAGCTGGACCGGGTCGCCGAGCAGGTGATCCGCGACGCCGGTGCGGTGCCGTCGTTCAAGGGGTACCACGGCTTCCCGGCCTCGATCTGCGCATCGGTGAACGACCGTGTGGTGCACGGGATTCCGTCGAAGGACGAGGTGCTCGCCCCCGGCGATCTGGTGTCCATCGACTGCGGCGCCATCCTCGACGGCTGGCACGGTGACTCGGCGTGGACGTTCGGCGTCGGCGAGATCATCGAGGCCGACCGGCTGCTGAGCGAGGCGACGAAACAGTCGATGGAGGCGGGTATCGCCGCCATGCTGCCGGGCAACCGGCTCACCGACGTCTCGCACGCCATCGAGGTCGGCACCCGCGCGGCCGAGCGGGAACACGGCCGCGCCTACGGCATCGTCGACGGTTACGGCGGGCACGGCATCGGCAGGCAGATGCATATGGACCCGTTCCTGGCCAACGAGGGCGCGCCGGGCAAGGGGCCGAAGCTCGTGGTCGGCTCGGTGCTGGCGATCGAGCCGATGCTCACCCTGGGCACCACTCAGACCCGCGTCCTCGACGACGACTGGACCGTGGTGACCGAGGACGGCAGCCGCGCCGCGCACTGGGAGCACACGGTCGCCGTCACCGAGGACGGGCCGCGGATTCTCACCCTTCGCCCGGAATAG
- the dtd gene encoding D-aminoacyl-tRNA deacylase, with translation MRVLVQRVTAAQVTVDGEIVGRIDPAAAGAPHGLLALVGVTHDDTPATAKTLADKLFRLRILDGERSAADLAAPILVVSQFTLYADTAKGRRPSWSAAAPGAVAEPLVDAFAADLRALGATVATGRFGAHMRIELVNDGPVTILLEV, from the coding sequence ATGCGAGTACTCGTGCAGCGAGTGACAGCGGCGCAGGTCACCGTCGACGGCGAGATCGTCGGGCGCATCGACCCGGCCGCCGCGGGCGCGCCCCACGGCCTGCTCGCGCTGGTCGGTGTCACCCACGACGACACCCCGGCGACGGCGAAGACGCTGGCGGACAAGCTGTTCCGGCTGCGCATCCTCGACGGCGAGCGCTCCGCCGCCGACCTGGCCGCGCCGATCCTGGTGGTCAGCCAGTTCACCCTCTACGCCGACACCGCCAAGGGCCGCCGCCCGTCCTGGTCGGCCGCCGCACCGGGAGCGGTCGCCGAACCGCTGGTCGACGCCTTCGCCGCGGACCTGCGTGCGCTCGGTGCCACCGTCGCCACGGGACGTTTCGGCGCGCATATGCGGATCGAGCTGGTCAACGACGGTCCGGTGACGATTTTGCTCGAAGTGTGA
- a CDS encoding MerR family transcriptional regulator, with the protein MASGAEFTIDELARESGMTVRSLRAYQERGLLPPPRLKGRTGFYGPQHLNRVRIISRLMDRGIKLSGIRELLDAWDRGDDLGAVLGVSLEDGPPGAEQARPEPPGERTIAATELMERYRDVPNGLARVVAAGLYEPFDATTYRERDPQLVRFADQLSASGVDDVAVLDELDRLRADCDHIARRFVDLFEHTAAAAFRQSGRTPHDVAEFTEQLATARTLPGRVSAELVDQFISRYLEHITRDLDDPRP; encoded by the coding sequence ATGGCATCGGGTGCGGAGTTCACGATCGACGAGCTGGCGCGCGAGTCCGGCATGACCGTGCGCAGCCTGCGGGCCTATCAGGAGCGCGGCCTGCTGCCGCCGCCGCGGTTGAAGGGCCGGACCGGGTTCTACGGTCCACAGCACCTCAACCGGGTGCGCATCATCAGCCGGCTCATGGACCGCGGCATCAAACTGAGCGGCATCCGTGAGCTGCTCGACGCCTGGGATCGCGGCGACGACCTGGGTGCGGTCCTCGGCGTCTCGCTGGAGGACGGCCCGCCGGGCGCCGAGCAGGCACGCCCCGAGCCTCCGGGCGAGCGGACCATCGCGGCCACCGAACTCATGGAGCGCTACCGCGACGTGCCGAACGGCTTGGCCCGCGTCGTCGCCGCGGGCCTGTACGAGCCGTTCGACGCCACCACCTATCGTGAACGCGATCCCCAGCTGGTCCGGTTCGCCGATCAGCTGTCCGCCTCGGGGGTGGACGATGTCGCCGTCCTCGACGAACTCGACCGGCTGCGCGCCGACTGCGACCACATCGCCCGGCGCTTCGTGGACCTGTTCGAGCACACCGCCGCGGCGGCGTTCCGGCAGTCCGGCCGCACCCCGCACGACGTCGCCGAGTTCACCGAACAGCTGGCCACCGCCCGCACCCTGCCCGGCCGGGTGTCCGCCGAACTGGTCGATCAGTTCATCTCGCGATACCTCGAGCACATCACCCGAGACCTGGACGATCCACGCCCCTGA